Proteins found in one Rhinolophus ferrumequinum isolate MPI-CBG mRhiFer1 chromosome 9, mRhiFer1_v1.p, whole genome shotgun sequence genomic segment:
- the MEGF6 gene encoding multiple epidermal growth factor-like domains protein 6 isoform X3, with the protein MHNGGCHHRCVNTPGSYLCECKFGFRLHADGRTCLAINSCAVGNGGCQHDCVQLTVTQHRCQCRPEFQLQEDGKRCVRRNPCADRNGGCMHTCQALRGLAHCECHVGYRLAADRKACEDVDECATGLAQCAHSCLNTHGSFKCVCFTGFELGADGRQCYRIEMEIVNSCEANNGGCSHGCSHSSGGPLCTCPGGYELDEDQKTCVDIDDCADSPCCQQVCTNSPGGYECSCYAGYQLSSDGCGCEDVDECASSQGGCEHHCTNLAGSFQCSCEAGFRLDEDRRGCTPLEVAEVDLDGQLPFVRPLPHVSVLRDQVPHLFQDDYMGAEEEEAEARGEHMLAEKFVCLDDSFGPDCSLTCADCRNGGACLPGLDGCDCPAGWTGLVCNETCPPDTFGKNCSSSCSCQNGGTCDPVTGACRCPPGVSGAHCEDGCPKGFYGKYCHKKCNCDNQGRCHRLYGACFCDPGLYGRLCHLACPPWAFGPGCSEECRCEQRNTWACDRRDGSCSCKAGFRGERCQDECEPGFFGPGCRQACVCPPGLACDPVSGECGKQCPAGYRGKDCDQGCPAGTFGVNCSGSCSCRGAPCNRVTGQCLCPPGRTGDDCGADCPEGRWGLGCQEICPECQHGGACEPETGVCRCRPGYTGSRCQDVCPAGWFGLGCHMRCSCANDGLCHPVTGRCSCAPGWTGLSCQRACDSGQWGPDCSHTCNCSAGHGSCDAGSGLCLCEAGYVGPRCEQRCPQGHFGLGCGRQCQCEHGAACDHVSGACTCPAGWRGTFCELACPAGFFGLDCHGACDCAAGTPCDAVSGTCLCPAGRRGPRCAQPCPALTYGHNCSQACSCFNGASCDPVHGQCRCGPGWTGPTCLQACPEGLYGENCQHSCLCQHGGSCDPVSGHCTCPEGWTGLACEKECLPGHFGAGCQHSCRCLNGGLCDRHTGHCLCLTGWTGDKCQSPCAEGTFGAHCKERCACRRGATCHHVTGACLCPPGWRGLLCNNACPHGWFGEACTQRCQCPPGTACHHVTGECRCPPGFTGPGCEQACPPGTFGDSCGQKCQCLSGNQACHPASGACVCAPGYHGTGCRQRCPPGRFGPGCEQLCGCLNGGSCDAAAGNCHCPTGFLGTDCSLTCPQGRFGPSCAHVCRCGQGATCDPVTGTCACPPGRTGSHCEHGCPQNRFGMNCEHVCSCRNGGLCHAATGSCSCGLGWTGLHCELACPAGRYGAACLLECSCHNNGTCEPATGACHCDPGFYGQACEHSCPPGFHGAGCQGACKCQHGAPCHPVSGQCLCPAGFHGQFCERGCEPGSFGEGCRQRCDCQGGAPCDPVTGHCLCPPGRMGATCDLDCRVGFFGPGCALPCACGGGANCDPVSGQCHCVDGYTGPTCQQGGPPQLSEISSPALGPAASHTAPHRPAPGLRSRAERH; encoded by the exons ATGCACAACGGCGGCTGCCATCACAGGTGTGTGAACACGCCGGGCTCCTACCTCTGCGAGTGCAAATTCGGTTTCCGGCTCCACGCGGACGGCAGGACCTGCCTGG CCATCAACTCCTGTGCCGTGGGCAACGGTGGCTGCCAGCACGACTGTGTCCAGCTCACGGTGACCCAGCACCGCTGCCAGTGCCGGCCTGAGTTCCAGCTCCAGGAGGATGGCAAGCGCTGTGTCC GGAGGAACCCGTGTGCAGACCGGAATGGCGGCTGCATGCACACATGCCAGGCTCTCCGGGGTCTTGCCCACTGTGAGTGCCACGTGGGCTATCGGCTGGCTGCAGACCGCAAGGCCTGCGAAG ATGTGGACGAATGTGCCACGGGGCTGGCCCAGTGTGCCCACAGCTGCCTCAACACTCACGGGTCCTTTAAGTGTGTGTGCTTCACAGGCTTCGAGCTGGGGGCCGATGGCCGGCAGTGCTACA GGATTGAGATGGAGATTGTGAACAGCTGCGAGGCGAACAATGGCGGCTGCTCCCACGGCTGCAGTCACAGCAGCGGGGGGCCGTTGTGCACCTGCCCCGGGGGCTACGAGCTGGACGAGGACCAGAAGACGTGTGTGG ACATTGACGACTGTGCCGACTCACCATGCTGCCAGCAGGTCTGCACCAACAGCCCTGGCGGGTACGAGTGCAGCTGCTATGCTGGCTACCAGCTCAGCTCTGATGGCTGCGGGTGTGAGG ACGTGGACGAGTGCGCGTCCAGCCAAGGCGGCTGTGAGCACCACTGCACCAACCTGGCCGGCTCCTTCCAGTGCTCCTGTGAGGCCGGCTTCCGGCTGGATGAAGACCGCAGGGGCTGTACCC CCCTGGAGGTGGCCGAGGTGGACCTGGACGGCCAGCTGCCCTTCGTGCGGCCCCTCCCACATGTCTCGGTGCTGCGGGACCAGGTGCCCCACCTCTTCCAGGACGACTACATGGGCGCcgaggaggaagaggcagaggcccGGGGCGAACACATGCTGGCGGAGAAGTTTG TCTGCCTGGATGACTCCTTCGGCCCAGACTGCAGCCTGACCTGTGCTGACTGCAGGAATGGAGGGGCCTGTCTCCCGGGCCTGGACGGCTGCGACTGCCCTGCGGGCTGGACCGGGCTTGTCTGCAACGAGA CTTGTCCTCCAGACACCTTTGGGAAGAACTGCAGCTCTTCCTGCAGCTGTCAGAACGGTGGGACCTGCGACCCTGTGACAGGGGCCTGCCGCTGCCCTCCAGGTGTCAGTGGAGCTCACTGTGAGGATG GCTGCCCCAAGGGTTTCTATGGCAAATATTGCCACAAGAAGTGTAACTGTGACAACCAGGGCCGCTGCCACCGCCTCTATGGAGCCTGCTTCTGTGACCCAGGGCTCTACGGCCGCTTATGCCACCTGG CCTGCCCGCCGTGGGCCTTTGGGCCAGGCTGCTCTGAAGAATGCAGGTGCGAGCAGCGGAACACGTGGGCGTGTGACAGGAGGGATGGCAGCTGTTCCTGCAAGGCGGGCTTCAGGGGCGAACGGTGCCAGGACG AGTGTGAGCCTGGCTTTTTCGGGCCGGGGTGTCGGCAGGCATGTGTCTGTCCCCCGGGCTTGGCCTGTGACCCTGTCAGCGGCGAGTGTGGGAAGCAGTGTCCTGCTGGCTACCGAGGGAAGGATTGTGACCAAG GGTGCCCAGCGGGGACATTTGGTGTGAACTGCTCGGGCTCCTGCTCCTGTAGGGGGGCTCCCTGCAACAGGGTCACGGGGCAGTGCCTGTGCCCCCCTGGAAGGACTGGGGATGACTGTGGGGCAG ATTGTCCCGAGGGCCGCTGGGGGCTCGGCTGCCAGGAGATCTGCCCTGAGTGCCAGCACGGTGGTGCCTGTGAACCTGAGACCGGGGTCTGCCGGTGCCGCCCCGGCTACACGGGCAGCCGCTGCCAGGACG tGTGCCCAGCAGGCTGGTTTGGGCTGGGCTGCCACATGAGGTGCTCCTGTGCCAACGATGGGCTCTGCCACCCAGTGACTGGACGTTGCAGTTGTGCCCCTGGGTGGACCGGCCTCAGCTGCCAGAGAG CTTGTGACAGCGGGCAATGGGGACCTGACTGCAGCCACACCTGCAACTGCAGCGCAGGCCATGGGAGCTGTGATGCCGGCAGCGGCCTGTGCCTGTGCGAGGCTGGCTACGTGGGCCCCCGGTGCGAGCAGC GGTGTCCCCAGGGCCACTTTGGGCTGGGCTGTGGGCGACAGTGCCAGTGTGAGCACGGGGCAGCCTGTGACCACGTCAGCGGGGCCTGCACCTGTCCGGCTGGCTGGAGGGGCACCTTCTGCGAGCTTG CCTGCCCGGCTGGCTTCTTTGGATTGGACTGCCATGGAGCCTGTGACTGTGCCGCCGGGACCCCCTGTGACGCCGTGAGCGGCACCTGCCTCTGCCCTGCCGGCCGCCGGGGACCCCGCTGTGCCCAGC CCTGCCCAGCCCTCACCTATGGGCACAATTGCAGCCAGGCCTGCTCCTGCTTCAATGGGGCCTCCTGTGACCCAGTCCACGGCCAGTGCCGCTGTGGCCCTGGCTGGACCGGCCCCACCTGCCTGCAGG cctGCCCCGAGGGTCTGTATGGAGAAAACTGTCAGCATTCCTGCCTCTGCCAGCATGGGGGCTCCTGTGACCCTGTCTCAGGCCACTGCACCTGTCCAGAGGGCTGGACCGGCCTGGCCTGTGAGAAGG AGTGCCTCCCCGGCCACTTCGGAGCCGGCTGCCAGCACAGCTGCAGATGTCTCAACGGTGGCCTCTGTGACCGGCACACGGGCCACTGCCTCTGTCTGACTGGCTGGACTGGGGACAAGTGCCAGAGCC CCTGTGCCGAGGGCACGTTTGGGGCTCACTGCAAGGAGCGCTGTGCCTGCCGGCGGGGAGCCACCTGCCACCATGTCACCGGGGCCTGCCTCTGCCCCCCAGGATGGAGGGGTTTACTCTGTAATAATG CCTGCCCCCATGGCTGGTTTGGAGAGGCCTGCACACAGCGCTGCCAGTGCCCACCTGGTACTGCCTGCCACCACGTCACTGGGGAGTGTCGCTGTCCCCCAGGCTTTACTGGGCCTGGCTGTGAGCAGG CCTGCCCACCCGGCACCTTTGGGGACAGCTGTGGGCAGAAGTGCCAGTGTCTCAGCGGGAACCAGGCCTGCCACCCTGCCTCGGgggcctgtgtgtgtgctcctggCTACCACGGCACTGGCTGCCGGCAAC GGTGCCCCCCCGGGCGCTTTGGGCCTGGTTGTGAGCAGTTGTGTGGATGTCTCAACGGGGGCTCCTGTGACGCGGCCGCGGGGAACTGCCACTGTCCCACTGGCTTCCTGGGGACAGACTGTAGCCTCA CCTGTCCACAGGGCCGCTTCGGCCCCAGCTGTGCGCATGTGTGCAGATGTGGGCAGGGCGCAACGTGTGACCCTGTGACCGGCACCTGCGCCTGCCCCCCAGGGAGGACCGGCAGCCACTGTGAGCACG GCTGTCCCCAGAACCGGTTTGGCATGAACTGTGAGCACGTGTGCTCCTGCAGAAACGGAGGCCTGTGCCATGCTGCCACCGGCAGCTGCTCCTGTGGCCTGGGCTGGACAGGGCTGCACTGTGAGCTGG CCTGCCCTGCCGGGCGCTATGGAGCTGCCTGCCTCCTGGAGTGCTCTTGCCACAATAACGGCACCTGTGAGCCTGCCACGGGCGCCTGCCATTGTGACCCTGGCTTCTATGGCCAGGCCTGCGAGCACT CCTGTCCCCCTGGTTTCCATGGGGCTGGCTGCCAGGGGGCGTGCAAGTGTCAGCATGGAGCCCCTTGCCACCCCGTCAGCGGCCAGTGTCTCTGCCCTGCTGGCTTCCACGGCCAGTTCTGCGAGAGGG GGTGCGAGCCAGGCTCATTCGGAGAGGGCTGCCGCCAGCGGTGTGACTGCCAGGGTGGCGCACCCTGTGACCCTGTCACTGGCCACTGCCTTTGCCCCCCAGGGCGCATGGGGGCCACCTGTGACCTTG